Proteins from one Bartonella sp. HY328 genomic window:
- a CDS encoding ABC transporter ATP-binding protein gives MLTISHLEAAYGASKVLFDVNLSIKQGEIITLLGRNGMGKTTTVKTLMGLLDPKGGNIEFNKRDITGALPEHIARLGLGLVPEGRETFSTLTVYENLVATAANRKKKSSPWTLARIYKLFPRLEERAKQLAGTLSGGEQQMLVISRALMTNPDLLILDEATEGLAPVIRAEIWNCIDILKQEGLSIIIIDKNIGALKRLANRHFILERGKTVWSGTTQDLQADEERLLQIIGI, from the coding sequence CATCTTGAAGCTGCCTATGGCGCTAGCAAAGTTTTATTTGATGTTAATTTATCCATAAAACAGGGTGAAATTATTACGCTTTTAGGCCGTAATGGCATGGGTAAAACCACAACAGTTAAAACATTAATGGGGCTGTTGGATCCTAAAGGCGGTAATATCGAATTTAACAAACGCGATATTACCGGCGCATTACCTGAACACATTGCCCGTTTGGGGCTTGGCTTGGTTCCAGAAGGGCGCGAGACTTTTTCAACTCTTACCGTTTATGAAAATCTTGTCGCAACCGCCGCTAACCGTAAGAAAAAATCATCCCCTTGGACATTGGCGCGCATTTACAAGCTGTTTCCAAGGTTAGAAGAAAGAGCAAAACAACTTGCAGGCACCTTATCGGGCGGCGAGCAGCAAATGCTTGTCATAAGCCGTGCCTTAATGACAAATCCCGACCTTTTAATCCTTGATGAAGCAACCGAAGGGCTAGCACCGGTAATTCGCGCTGAAATATGGAATTGCATTGATATTTTAAAGCAAGAAGGCCTCTCAATCATCATCATTGATAAAAATATCGGCGCATTAAAGCGCTTGGCCAATCGTCACTTTATTCTTGAACGTGGCAAGACTGTCTGGTCGGGCACAACGCAAGATTTACAAGCTGATGAAGAACGCTTACTGCAAATTATCGGCATATGA